One part of the Raphanus sativus cultivar WK10039 chromosome 7, ASM80110v3, whole genome shotgun sequence genome encodes these proteins:
- the LOC108815134 gene encoding polyadenylate-binding protein 2-like, giving the protein MASSGRAILLGKRKPEDEPFLRKHKDKETTTEGFADSLQQNQVRVKFLEKKKSDETNLVVAKETVVGLDETDSDFAEGFLLLRKRRTVYVANLSHQTEISDIINFFEGVVHVRLILHHKKGKHVGFVEFASVVEARKAVKKKNGKVLHNSKITVYETPGFVEEATEAEPNKKTLFVAHFSRQTTEIVSDIIDFFKDVGEVVRVRLVLDSQGGLVGCGFVEFASADEANKALQKKNGEYLHDDEIYLDMADREATYLPPPRYCIDHKVWYQEEDYLQLESPLGCYVEEVLLIANLSPQTTEISHIVRFFEDAGTFVTSVRLIVNPEGKHVGFGFVEFASAYYAEKAFEEKNGEYLHDHKILLMRGSDKTPGFVEAVKSKTLFVDNLSSQTEISHIISFLKGVGEVVHVRLFVDRQSHLLGYGFVEFASATEAKKALEKNNGEYLDNNEIIVLDVAEKGAEYLVGQSMYCIDHKVWYGEEDDVKGLDDETPDFSEEVTVRDKTVFVDNIPNHVRMASLIRNVRFAGEVVRVRLVVDQWGERVGCCFVELPSAEAAKKAVEKKESSGRFLNVAEIVDPYPFRLTKYNDLAEKLWYEDNLLRKHLPRGIVPNNKPNPWEQFSGKRTTF; this is encoded by the exons ATGGCGAGTTCTGGTAGAGCTATTTTATTGGGTAAGCGAAAGCCGGAAGATGAACCATTTCTGAGGAAACATAAAGACAAGGAAACAACAACGGAAGGATTTGCCGATAGTCTCCAGCAGAACCAAGTAAGGGTGAAGTTTTTGGAGAAAAAGAAGTCTGATGAGACTAATTTAGTCGTAGCCAAG GAGACAGTGGTTGGACTTGATGAAACCGACAGCGATTTCGCTGAGGGATTCCTCCTACTAAGAAAAAGGAGGACAGTCTACGTAGCAAATCTCTCTCACCAAACTGAAATATCAGATATCATCAATTTCTTTGAAGGTGTTGTTCATGTTCGACTTATATTACACCACAAGAAGGGCAAGCATGTGGGATTTGTTGAGTTTGCTTCTGTTGTGGAGGCAAGGAAG GCTGTGAAAAAGAAGAACGGTAAAGTTTTGCACAATAGCAAGATTACTGTTTATGAAACTCCCGGTTTTGTTGAGGAAGCTACCGAAGCCGAACCCAATAAAAAGACTCTCTTTGTTGCCCATTTCTCTCGCCAAACAACTGAGATAGTATCAGACATCATCGATTTCTTCAAAGACGTTGGAGAAGTTGTCCGTGTTCGACTTGTGTTAGACAGCCAGGGTGGCCTTGTGGGATGTGGCTTTGTTGAGTTTGCTTCCGCCGACGAAGCAAACAAAGCGCTGCAAAAGAAGAACGGTGAATATTTGCATGATGACGAGATATATCTTGATATGGCTGACAGGGAAGCTACATACCTTCCGCCACCAAGGTATTGCATAGATCACAAGGTTTGgtaccaagaagaagactaccTTCAACTAGAAAGCCCACTCGGCTGTTACGTTGAGGAAGTTCTTCTTATTGCCAATCTCTCTCCCCAAACAACTGAGATATCGCATATCGTCCGTTTCTTCGAAGATGCTGGAACATTTGTTACTAGTGTTCGACTCATCGTGAACCCCGAGGGTAAGCATGTTGGCTTTGGCTTTGTCGAGTTCGCCTCTGCGTACTACGCAGAGAAGGCGTTTGAAGAGAAGAACGGTGAGTATCTGCACGATCATAAGATTTTGTTGATGAGAGGATCTGATAAAACTCCCGGTTTTGTCGAGGCGGTAAAAAGTAAGACGCTCTTTGTTGACAACCTCTCTAGCCAAACTGAGATATCACATATAATCAGTTTCCTCAAAGGTGTTGGAGAAGTTGTTCATGTCCGACTCTTTGTAGACCGTCAGAGTCACCTTTTGGGCTATGGCTTTGTCGAGTTTGCTTCGGCTACCGAAGCAAAGAAGGCGCTGGAAAAGAATAACGGtgaatatttggataataaCGAGATTATTGTTCTTGATGTGGCTGAAAAAGGAGCTGAATACCTTGTGGGACAATCCATGTACTGCATAGATCACAAGGTTTGGTacggagaagaagatgatgtaaAAGGACTTGATGATGAAACTCCCGATTTTTCTGAGGAAGTTACCGTGCGAGACAAGACTGTCTTTGTTGACAATATCCCTAACCACGTTAGAATGGCGAGTCTCATCAGAAACGTCAGATTTGCTGGAGAAGTTGTTCGTGTTCGACTTGTTGTAGACCAATGGGGTGAGCGTGTTGGTTGTTGCTTCGTGGAGTTGCCTAGTGCCGAGGCAGCGAAGAAGGCGGTGGAAAAGAAGGAATCTAGTGGACGTTTTCTTAACGTGGCTGAGATAGTAGATCCATACCCTTTCCGACTTACCAAGTACAACGACCTTGCCGAGAAGTTGTGGTACGAAGACAACCTTCTGAGGAAACACCTTCCAAGAGGAATCGTTCCCAACAACAAACCGAATCCGTGGGAACAGTTCAGTGGTAAGAGGACGACCTTCTGA
- the LOC108833903 gene encoding thionin-like, with product MEGKNVILSVLIMSLVMAQNQVEAKSCCPNTTARNTYNVCRLPGTPRPICASISGCKIVSGTCPPGYTNEILENSGDAVSEYCKLGCAFSVCGALSTLQNSDASEIVNRAVAQCTNACSNICTKRSVNAVEPA from the exons ATGGAAGGCAAAAATGTGATTCTAAGTGTGCTCATAATGAGTCTTGTCATGGCGCAGAATCAAGTCGAGGCAAAGAGTTGTTGCCCGAACACCACTGCCAGAAACACGTATAATGTTTGCCGTCTTCCTGGAACCCCTAGGCCAATTTGTGCATCAATCAGTGGATGCAAAATTGTTTCTGGGACATGTCCTCCGGGATATACAAATGAAATTCTCGAAAACTCTG GTGATGCTGTCAGTGAATACTGCAAGTTGGGGTGTGCATTCTCTGTGTGCGGTGCCCTAAGCACTCTCCAAAACTCCG ATGCAAGTGAAATTGTGAATAGAGCGGTTGCACAGTGCACCAACGCATGTTCTAATATCTGCACCAAGCGCTCGGTTAATGCAGTTGAACCTGCCTAA
- the LOC130497502 gene encoding TOM1-like protein 1, with amino-acid sequence MNKPSAPLTTPEPAMIPVAEEPDDSSDHGKEESLIRKPSIARGGVHGGGGSGDDMMDDLDEMIFGKKSGGDGDSSSTDDPKKQQSSSKSDDLIRF; translated from the coding sequence ATGAACAAGCCCTCAGCACCGCTAACCACACCAGAACCAGCCATGATTCCTGTTGCTGAAGAGCCTGATGACTCTTCAGATCATGGGAAAGAAGAATCTCTGATTAGAAAACCATCGATTGCACGAGGTGGGGTCCATGGAGGTGGTGGGAGTGGGGATGACATGATGGATGATCTTGATGAGATGATATTTGGCAAGAAAAGCGGCGGTGATGGTGATTCTTCTTCAACTGATGACCCGAAGAAGCAGCAGTCTTCGTCTAAAAGCGATGATCTCATTCGATTCTGA